The genome window atttggTTCAACAAAATGCtaatcatctgaaaaattgaatttcactCCAATTTCAAACGAGCTCCACTGACAAAATGACTAGAAATCTGTTccaaattgcaatttttgtggcTTCTGTACTTCTAGCCTAATTTGGgggtgaaaaattcagattttaatggattttaagcgatttttaaGCATAAAATCCATTAAAATCCGTATTTTCCATCCCTGGATTATCCgtagagcacatttgccaccggagatgcggaagctatgcccaaattttgaatttttcagtcccGTGAAAAGCTGAAAGAAATTGTTCGGCTCAGCGCAAAATGGACGCAGAAAAGTGCTCGGCGCCGGATGGCCGTGGCCGATGTGGAACACGCGATCCGATCTACCCGACAGTGCGGAGGCCTCAATATTTCCAGCGTTGACACTCTGAATCTCGGAATTCAGCAACTTCAACCGATTCAGGGGACCTCGACGGGGATCTACTCGTTTTTGAAATCGTCTGCCGACGTGGACGTTGATAAGGAGGATACGGAGACTTTTATCAAGATTCCCAGGGATTTGAGAGTGATTTGTGCGTTTTTTGAGcccgaaatttgaattttacagccgaaaattcaaattccggCCAATTCGCAACCGCGCTCCATTGCTAAAACCACGTTTTTACAGCCTACCCACTTGTCAATGAAGGACAGCCGGTTCAATCCGAGTACACGGTCAATGTAGACGAAGATGACGGAaactttttcgagaaaattgtgCCCGAAGTGATGACGATGATTCCTGAgaaaaagtattgattttttctagtttttcccaatttttacttgaaaaattggagatttccgtggttttttcggcaattttcacgaaaaaattgcgaattttaatggtttttgccaatttttacttgaaaaattggagattccCGTGTTTTTACGGCgatttttacccaaaaaatgccattttaaCTGATAAATTGCACTAATTGACCCAAATCGTGATTTTCGTGGCTTCTGTGCTTCTACCTTATTCTGGGGGTGAAAAAGCTGATTTTAATGGGTTTTTAAGCCGAAAATCCATTAAAATCCGTATTTTCCAGCACCGGATTATCCgtagagcacatttgccaccgggggatgcggaagctatgcccaaatttttgctttttagcCCAAAATCTTGTAATTTCTAGCACCAGTGAGGCAATAACGAAAATTTAAGCCAAAAGATTCGAAATTCCGgcattttaggccaaaaatccgtcaaaaattcaatttccccCCGGCCGCACGTTGAAAATGCGCCTCAATGCAATTTTGTCGTTAGAGCGCACTTGTACAcatgaaaaatgccaaaattgtGTGGAAAActgattaaatttaaatttcccgccgaccGCATgctgcaaatgcgctccaatgcgtattttctcagattttctcatttgagcgcatttgcaccttttttttaaatagtttttgtgGCACCTGTGCTTCTGCCCTAATCTTGGGACAAAAAGGACCGGtttaaatggattttttaGCCGAAAATCCATTAAAATCCGTATTTTCCACCCCCGGATTATTCgtagagcacatttgccacCGGAGATGCGgcagctatgcccaaattttcatttttccacccaaaaacttgcaaaaattgcaaattttgcagCACACCGAGCTCCTCGACCACGTCGAGTCTTCAAATGTTCCGTGACGCtgtaaaaactgcaaaaatcgaCCAAAAAGTCGGCCTGAAGCCGTCGACGATCGAAATTTTGACCGTTGAGCAGCAGATTTTCATGAAGGATATTATTACGGTGTGCATGGGACAAGATGACAAGAAACGCCACGAGGCACTGTATACACTGGAGACTGACGCTGGATTACAGGtggaaatttgggaaattcgaaaaattcgagaaattttgacccaaaaaCCACGAAATTTGTTTGAGAATGCGACTTGTaggccaaaaattcaaatttcccgccaaccGTATgctgcaaacgcgctccaatttgaatttgtcATTAGAGCGCAATTGCAGCATGCGATCAGCcggaaacttgaatttttcggttaaaatcgagttttcaagcaattttcgtagtttttgaGTCAAATTTAGCAGAATTATAgcgaaatttgcattttttccctcaaaaattcaaatttcccgttAACCGCATgctgcaaacgcgctccaatgcTAATTtgtcattggagcgcgcttgcagcATGCGGTCGGCgggaaagttgaatttttgagtcaaaaatcgatttttaggccaactTTATCAGATTTTAaccgagaaattcaaatttttgagtgaaattcaccattttccccaaaaaatccaaattttcaggtctTCCTACCGCACCTAACCGAACGAATATGCAAATCAATCTCGGCTAACATCTCACAACGCTGTCTATCACTTATTATCTATGCCGGACGTGTTTTACGGTCCCTAAGCCACAATAAGGCCTGTGACATGACTGTTACGgtgagaaaatttggaaaaatctgaaaaattttgaatttttcaccgaaaaaagcttggaaatcgattatttcattcaaaattttgaatttcccaccgaCCGAATGCTctaagcgcgctccaacgcaAATTTATCATTAGAACGCGTTTGCAGTGgcgccaaattcaaatttcccacttaaaatccccaattttcagcttcatcaCGTGCTCCCAGCCCTCCTAAGCTGCTGTGTCGGCCGGAATATGTGTCTGCGACCGGAAACCGACAATCACTGGGCGCTAAGggatttttcggcgaaaacGCTCGTCGGATTGGTTCGGTTAgtaggaaaatcgaaatttttaaggaaaaatgacctaaaatcggtgaaaaatcgattttttaacgcagaaattcaaatttcccgccgatTTAATgttgcaaacgcgctccattgataatGTGTCAATAGAGCGTACTTGCAGCATGCAAATggcaagaaatttgaatttttgggttaaaaattcgacttttAACCGATTTTAgccggaaaaattggaaatgtttatattttcctatataaattggaaaaaaatgacggaaaagcttcaaaaatggagtttttgacccaaaaatttgaattttccgctgaGTTTATgttgcaaacgcgctccattgataatTTGTCAATAGAGCGAACTTGCAGCATGCGAccggcgggaaatttaaaccGGGTTTCCGGAGAAGATTCTTGAACTTTTCGGcataaaatctttgaaaatcgtgaatttcagtaaaaaattcaaatttccagttaaTCGCGTGCTGCAAACGCGCCCCACGGCCAATTTATCAGTGGGGCGCACTTGTAGCATGCGGgcggcgggaaatttgaatttttgagttaaaaattcgatttttcaacgattttcgtcattttcaaggcattttttttgaattttttaaaatttccagagacCAAGTGGACAAACACGACGCCGGCCGTACCGCCCGTCgccttttcgatttttcgcatCGAATTTTTCGCGACACGGGCTCCTCGTTCTCGATGATCTACGGAACCGTCCATATCCTTCAGGaattcgtggcgggacccaaaaaagCCGCTTGGCTGCTCACGGAGCTCGGCGAGACGAATGCGCGGTGCAAATCGCACATCGAGTCGGGCTCACGGATCGGAGCATCGCAACTGTCGATTCAGGAGGCTCAGAAGCTTAATCAGCAGATTTTGGTAGGTGTAAACGCGCTCTAATGAGAAAATCGCCGAATTCCGGCGattttctcattggagcgcaattgctaaccttttttttttcagaaatgtgaaaattccATCCGAAATCGCTACAATCTACAGCAACAGGCTCCCGGAGTACCCATAAATCGAcgatttcattgaaaattaaaattttatccaattttaacaataaattcaacaaaaaagtctcaaaatccgaattttctcaaatattcaaatcatCATCCGGATCACTGTCGTCTAGATCGTCCTCCTGATCGGGTTCGTACACGATTTGGCCGCCAACTCGGATTTTTTTGGTGGCGGCGTCACGAAGAGCTACTCCTGGAAAACAtttggtttcaaaatgaaaatttgggcatagcttccgcatctccggtgGCAAATGTACTCTACGGATAATCCCGGGTtagaaaatatggattttaatggatttttgacttaaaaaatcattgaaaccGGTATTTTCTACCCCCAGATTATCCGTAGAAGCACAGGAGccacaaaaattgtaaatttgaagaaagcgggatttcggagcatcgtactaatcgataattttgcgaaaattaatttctagctattttgtcaatggagcgcgttttaaattgattaggaatttggatttttgacattttttcgcaaattttttaacaaaattcggaatttttgtgagacaaaagttttttctaatatttcagtttaaaatatgtacattttgaatgaaaattatctaaaaatccTGCTGCAAACGCGCCCCAATGACAAATTCTCactggagcgcgtttgcaccaTGCGGTccgcgggaaatttgaatttttaggtcaaaatCTGGCTTTTTGGACGATTTTCGTGGTTTTTGggccaaatttttcacttttttcagctaaaagcctagtttttccgcaatttttcgTCTCGTACCATCTTCTTGTCGGGACACAAAGAACGGCAAATCCATGGCTGCTTTTCCGCTCTCTGAACCCAAAGAAATTCCCGAAATTCCGGCAGAAATCGAGTTTTCCGCcgaattttccacttttttcacCGTTTTGAATGTTGGCTTCGTGCCAGATGGCGGCATTGTGATGATTTGgtcctgaaaattggaaaaattaggttttttttggttaaaatttgaattttcagttagaaaatgcaatttttatcgaGAATTTCggacaaaaattgatttttacacCGAAAACTTGCTAAAATTAGCTGTAAACAGTTCAAAAACTCCGAAGAagactcaaaaatttaaaattcccgcTGATCGCATGATGAAAGCGCGCTCTAATGCTAAATTTGCATTAGAGCGCACTTTCAGCATGCGATcggcgaaaaatttgaattttcgagtcAAAAGTCGTACCATAATCGTCAAATTTCCCTTTTTATCGAAGACCGTCGTCTGACACTCGAAAATCTCCGGGTTTGCggattttttcctgaaaaaatcgatttttaattcgaatttcttgaattttcacgTACACTTTAAACGTGGAATTTGtgaggtgctcaaggtgcgGTGTAGCTGGAAAATCCAACGAAGTTACGATGAAAATTCgctttttcgctgaaattttccgtttttttttggttttttcatgtgaaaatccaacttttcaaGGTTTTTATCAAGTTTAGCGTCTTggaaatgccaaaaatcattgaaaaaacgTCGAAATCCGCAAAAATCACGACTTCTCGATCGATTTTCTCCACATTTTTGTAGCTTTCATCGGAAAATTCGACGAAATCCTCGTTCCATTCCACGTGGAACTCCTTATACCACGTGGCAAATGCCGAGTGGcagattatcgattttttgtcggTTTGGAGAGCCGAGCGCAGGATTTTCAGAGCTTCAAGTGGGTCGGTGTCTGGAACTGTTGggttttttgggcgaaaaattagttaaattaCATTGAAAAACTGCCACGGAGGATTTGGGAGCATCGTAGAATGTTGacatgatttttctgaaagaataaaataaaattagacgaatttgaaagaaatatgGAAATATTCAcgattttcggttaaaaaCTGGTAAAAGCAggatttttggtggaaattcaacttttagGGTGttattttcgcgttttttaaggaaaaaaccacttaaaaaattcgaaaaaacagtgaaaattgaagttttccggtggaaaattgtttttctcgtAAATTACTGGATTTTCCTCGATTTCTATAGCGATTTCCTtcagaaaatgtaattttgaggttttttttgctgattttcacgtttttcaatacaaaaatcttcgaaaaattgaagaaattggcaaaaaatcgcAGTTTTTCGTTGGAAAAAaagaggccccacgaaaaggggagcagaacgaaaaggggatctgcaaaaaggggatctgcgaaaaggggagatacgaaaaggggagatacgaaaaggggagcaacgaaaaggagatctggcactgtgccaaacgctatttttctcgaagaaaacgatacaacgatgctccgatgttacgcgtcgcgtgttgttaagcgtatcttctagaagaaagttttaaaaatcaacgTGCGTTGCGTGAGAAAAAAtgcgttttgtgcgtttggcacagtgccagatccccttttcgttgctccccttttcgtatctccccttttcgtatctccccttttcgcagatcccctttttgcagatccccttttcgttctgctccccttttcgtggggcctcgaaaaaaattcgctaaaaataaaaatatgcaagtgcgctccaccgaacacaCATTTTTCGGCGGAAGTTtggatttgttttttgttattttcagtgattttcaatgatttttgccatttttccacggtttttcttgaatttttcgacttttccgCCTTAAAAGcgattaaaaaactgaaaatttatgcgaaatttcaatttttacgtGCCAAACACAGGTTTCCGGCAGTTTTTCGATAGTTTTTTATATGTTCCaacaaatgtttcatttttcttcttttccttttgTCCGTTGAAtggggaaaaagaaaagaaaatactgGTGAATGAGCCCCAGCCGAGAGAGTGGGACGAggcgagagacgcagacggttGTGCAGAGCCCAGTGTGTGTgacatgtgtgtgtgtgtttctGTTGCTCGGAGAGCCCGAGAGAGGTCACTGCACCCCCCGAGCAGCAGAGGAACcagcattttcaatttttgcgcactttttttccgcttttttctcctaattttccaatttaaacccgaaaaaatcaataaaaatcaggGTTTTCAATGAATTAGCGGTAGAGCGCACTTTCAactttatggtttttttttggaaatttgaaaatttcatttaaatttggctataaacgtgaactttttttcaaaatttttgccacaaaagttcgaaaaaaattaatttcacgtaatttaccaaatttttccaagaaaaaatcatttcccgGCGGAAAATCGTCCCGAGCAGgtgatttttgttattttttcagggtttttaatgttttatctgaaaaaagcaCACTAAATTAAGCCATTAGCTTAGagaaattcgtttttaaataaattttggaaaaaaaaatttttgggtcaaaaaaaaaattttttttttggcccaaaatttttttttcaaatttttaaacattcctATCTTATATATACTAATTCagcgaatttttttggaatatgcttaaaaattcattttttaggccctaaaagttggcaaaaaatcactaaaaaaaaaaggaaaatctgaaacattgcaatttttttcagatttttttctgaaacttgaccAAAAATCTTTCCATCTTTCGATATAACAAagagttttggcaaaaaatcagaaaaaaaggaaaaagccATCAGTAAGCAAATATTGACCCTTCCATAGGCCCCCTATAGGTTGGAATTGTGAAATAGTTCGacttttatatgattttattCGGTTTTTAGTCTGAACAATATAAAGTAAAACagaaatttctgtgaaaaaaccataaaattatcgatttttcaaaaaaaaaatttatttggaaattttctgaaaaaatttttttttttttttgaaaatttttttttttaaatgacatcactttatttcaaataacaaCGAACATATGAAAACAATAGTCATCATCGTATTTGTCACcaaattgcctaaaatttCGCCTATTTTGGAGCATATTTGGTGCTCTTTGAGCTCTGAAACTGGGGTATAtaggcatttttttttcggggttTAGGGAGttttttcttgagttttttggcggaaatagGTGATAATACACTATAATTAATGTATAAGATaggtttagaaaaattaaaaaaaaaattttttttggaaaatttcgaaaaaaattttttttttttttttcaaagttggttGGCAATTGCTTAAAACTTTAgtctttattatttttcacaatttttactaTAAAATCGGCttaaaaaccgaattttcagtaaaaaattccgaatttagGGGCTAGGGGCTCTAAGTTCgatttttctcggattttttaaatttcggttAAACTTCTATTATTATATTCCTATAGAACAGTATATAAAACAAAGtgcataatcttttttttcaggtaaaaaaaccgaaaattatgCCGTTCCGAAGCGAAAATGGCAGCCAACAGGCTCCGGCGGCGGCTCAGCGACGAAGTAAGTGAGCCTAATTGTacttttcccgaaaaaaattccgattttttgtgcaatttcagAGCAATATAAGTATATAAACGTTATTTTCAGAGCCATCCCTTGTATATGGACAGTTTTCGCAGGAAATCACTGCTGCAAAACCGCCTCCGTGGAGCATCACATTTTCCGACGGAGCCGAGGATAATCAAGGTATTGcgtttttggcttaaaaaatgaaatttttgaaggaaattgtgtaaaataactgaaaaattgagttttaaacACAAGTTTggagagatttttaaaaaattaaaaaaaaaacaatttttttgaaaaatttccaaaaaaaattttttttttttgaaaaaatttttttttcgaaaaaaaaaatgtctaaaacccggaatttttgattttcagtgattatcaacaattttcatcGCAAAATCCGTataaaacactaaaaatttgaaaaaaaaatgaaaaagaatttacagaaaaactagaaattttcgggaaaaaacgtgaaaaaaatacaatttttcacgttttttttttgaaaattgtttgctgTAATcaattgcaaatatttttttgcgaattcagaaaaaattttggaataattctgaaaaattctcaaaaaaaaatttttattttggaaaagtttgaaaaaaaatttttctttctaaatgTTTGCTAtaaattgtctgaaaagtgagtttttattcagttttcacgatttttgtctgaaaatttgttcaaaaccctcgaaaaatttgaaaaaactactagaaaatcaagaaattctagaaaatatgCTCAACCAGGTACCCACTACTTTTctgtatcaaaaattgaaattttccatgtttttttataaattttatacgTAAATTTAGGTAAAAtacatgaaaatttgggtttaaGAAATCTGgagcgattttcaaaaaaaaaaaattttggaaaatttttgaaaagtttccgaaaaaaaaatgtctaaaacccggaatttttgattttcagtgattatcaacaattttcatcGCAAAATCCGTataaaacactaaaaatttgaaaaaaaaattcaagaatttacagaaaaactagcaatttttagaaaaaaacgtgaaaaaaatacaatttttcacgtttttttttgaaaatagtttgttGTAATtaattgcaaatatttttctgcaaattcagaaaaaattttggaataattctgaaaaattctcaaaaaaaatttttttttggaaaaatttgaaaaatttttttttttctaaatttttgctataaattgtctgaaaagtgagtttttattcagttttcacgatttttgtctgaaaatttgttcaaaaccctcgaaaaatttgaa of Caenorhabditis elegans chromosome II contains these proteins:
- the W09B6.4 gene encoding Elongator complex protein 5 (Confirmed by transcript evidence), producing MSTFYDAPKSSVAVFQFPDTDPLEALKILRSALQTDKKSIICHSAFATWYKEFHVEWNEDFVEFSDESYKNVEKIDREVVIFADFDVFSMIFGISKTLNLIKTLKTKKRIFIVTSLDFPATPHLEHLTNSTFKVKKSANPEIFECQTTVFDKKGNLTIMDQIITMPPSGTKPTFKTVKKVENSAENSISAGISGISLGSESGKAAMDLPFFVSRQEDGVALRDAATKKIRVGGQIVYEPDQEDDLDDSDPDDDLNI
- the taf-6.1 gene encoding TAF6 C-terminal HEAT repeat domain-containing protein (Confirmed by transcript evidence), translating into MFRDAVKTAKIDQKVGLKPSTIEILTVEQQIFMKDIITVCMGQDDKKRHEALYTLETDAGLQVFLPHLTERICKSISANISQRCLSLIIYAGRVLRSLSHNKACDMTVTLHHVLPALLSCCVGRNMCLRPETDNHWALRDFSAKTLVGLVRDQVDKHDAGRTARRLFDFSHRIFRDTGSSFSMIYGTVHILQEFVAGPKKAAWLLTELGETNARCKSHIESGSRIGASQLSIQEAQKLNQQILKCENSIRNRYNLQQQAPGVPINRRFH
- the taf-6.1 gene encoding TAF6 C-terminal HEAT repeat domain-containing protein (Confirmed by transcript evidence), producing MTVTLHHVLPALLSCCVGRNMCLRPETDNHWALRDFSAKTLVGLVRDQVDKHDAGRTARRLFDFSHRIFRDTGSSFSMIYGTVHILQEFVAGPKKAAWLLTELGETNARCKSHIESGSRIGASQLSIQEAQKLNQQILKCENSIRNRYNLQQQAPGVPINRRFH
- the W09B6.4 gene encoding Elongator complex protein 5 (Confirmed by transcript evidence), producing MRCSTNYGHFFPIFPKNSLLRKIDANLTDTTRKRQSEHSQELNVVDGFKCGRLEINCHVADAVHRKIMSTFYDAPKSSVAVFQFPDTDPLEALKILRSALQTDKKSIICHSAFATWYKEFHVEWNEDFVEFSDESYKNVEKIDREVVIFADFDVFSMIFGISKTLNLIKTLKTKKRIFIVTSLDFPATPHLEHLTNSTFKVKKSANPEIFECQTTVFDKKGNLTIMDQIITMPPSGTKPTFKTVKKVENSAENSISAGISGISLGSESGKAAMDLPFFVSRQEDGVALRDAATKKIRVGGQIVYEPDQEDDLDDSDPDDDLNI
- the taf-6.1 gene encoding TAF (TBP-associated transcription factor) family (Product from WormBase gene class taf;~Confirmed by transcript evidence) — translated: MIYGTVHILQEFVAGPKKAAWLLTELGETNARCKSHIESGSRIGASQLSIQEAQKLNQQILKCENSIRNRYNLQQQAPGVPINRRFH
- the W09B6.4 gene encoding Elongator complex protein 5 (Confirmed by transcript evidence), whose product is MSTFYDAPKSSVAVFQYTDPLEALKILRSALQTDKKSIICHSAFATWYKEFHVEWNEDFVEFSDESYKNVEKIDREVVIFADFDVFSMIFGISKTLNLIKTLKTKKRIFIVTSLDFPATPHLEHLTNSTFKVKKSANPEIFECQTTVFDKKGNLTIMDQIITMPPSGTKPTFKTVKKVENSAENSISAGISGISLGSESGKAAMDLPFFVSRQEDGVALRDAATKKIRVGGQIVYEPDQEDDLDDSDPDDDLNI
- the taf-6.1 gene encoding TAF6 C-terminal HEAT repeat domain-containing protein (Confirmed by transcript evidence), which translates into the protein MAVADVEHAIRSTRQCGGLNISSVDTLNLGIQQLQPIQGTSTGIYSFLKSSADVDVDKEDTETFIKIPRDLRVISYPLVNEGQPVQSEYTVNVDEDDGNFFEKIVPEVMTMIPEKNTPSSSTTSSLQMFRDAVKTAKIDQKVGLKPSTIEILTVEQQIFMKDIITVCMGQDDKKRHEALYTLETDAGLQVFLPHLTERICKSISANISQRCLSLIIYAGRVLRSLSHNKACDMTVTLHHVLPALLSCCVGRNMCLRPETDNHWALRDFSAKTLVGLVRDQVDKHDAGRTARRLFDFSHRIFRDTGSSFSMIYGTVHILQEFVAGPKKAAWLLTELGETNARCKSHIESGSRIGASQLSIQEAQKLNQQILKCENSIRNRYNLQQQAPGVPINRRFH
- the taf-6.1 gene encoding Transcription initiation factor TFIID subunit 6 (Confirmed by transcript evidence) yields the protein MSKTVTIRRPSPTKTSEEPAAHQTPIFTQTAAEMLGITSLNTEAAELLEFLSREKLKEIVRLSAKWTQKSARRRMAVADVEHAIRSTRQCGGLNISSVDTLNLGIQQLQPIQGTSTGIYSFLKSSADVDVDKEDTETFIKIPRDLRVISYPLVNEGQPVQSEYTVNVDEDDGNFFEKIVPEVMTMIPEKNTPSSSTTSSLQMFRDAVKTAKIDQKVGLKPSTIEILTVEQQIFMKDIITVCMGQDDKKRHEALYTLETDAGLQVFLPHLTERICKSISANISQRCLSLIIYAGRVLRSLSHNKACDMTVTLHHVLPALLSCCVGRNMCLRPETDNHWALRDFSAKTLVGLVRDQVDKHDAGRTARRLFDFSHRIFRDTGSSFSMIYGTVHILQEFVAGPKKAAWLLTELGETNARCKSHIESGSRIGASQLSIQEAQKLNQQILKCENSIRNRYNLQQQAPGVPINRRFH
- the W09B6.4 gene encoding Elongator complex protein 5 (Confirmed by transcript evidence); this translates as MPPSGTKPTFKTVKKVENSAENSISAGISGISLGSESGKAAMDLPFFVSRQEDGVALRDAATKKIRVGGQIVYEPDQEDDLDDSDPDDDLNI